One window of the Pantoea cypripedii genome contains the following:
- the treY gene encoding malto-oligosyltrehalose synthase produces the protein MILPTATYRLQFRNGMTFDRAAALVPYLKKLGISHLYASPVFTAPHDSTHGYDVTHATQIDPSLGGRAGFERMVQALKSAGLGLILDIVPNHMAASLENPWWRDVIAHGEHSRYAHYFDIDWSRPLTLPFLGDTFAEALEKGEINVRADPQSGLPTLAYFDNFYPLALDSWQGLNLQDKVDIAALHERQAYRLICWRDAATDLSYRRFFEITGLVGVRVEDPEVFAATHRLILELVHSGAVAGLRIDHVDGLADPQGYLERLRQQAGPDCYITVEKILGTGEALAADWPVAGTTGYEFITALADALVVSGGINALRQAYPAGNDMAAELRAAKALMVDRNFAGEFTRLLTLAKAIAQEAIAENALRNALRELLLAFPVYRTYATVEGLPAADEALLQTVAANISAVTSPEALSFIIGLFHGAAADSQVALFRTRFQQLSGPLMAKSVEDTLFFRQCTALALNEVGGEPLPQGFSLARFHAAMQTRQQQQPQGISSTSTHDTKRGEDARARLYTLSEAPQRWATAVSRWRQMHQAHIKLLPAGPAPGPAVEWMLYQALAGAWPVSLRPDDAAGLQDLENRFVAFVEKALREAKQRTDWAESNESYEEAVLAYARQLLSPASQAFLQDFTATLQPFLHAGLANSLSQTIIKLLAPGVPDIYQGSEALNFSLVDPDNRQPVDFARLAQLLTSHPPQPDNWLSGQLKQQMIATLLPLRQQHPQLFLAGDYLPLAASSEHLIAFARVDAHAALIVVVPRLPLTAFAGNLPQPLPTWQIALPAPLANRRYNNVISHEELALADVLTSEQPYLVLLSG, from the coding sequence ATGATTTTGCCAACGGCAACGTACCGACTTCAGTTCCGCAACGGCATGACATTTGATCGCGCTGCCGCCCTGGTGCCGTATTTAAAAAAACTCGGCATCAGCCATCTGTATGCCTCGCCAGTCTTTACCGCGCCCCACGATTCGACCCACGGCTATGACGTCACGCATGCCACGCAAATCGACCCCTCGCTCGGTGGCCGCGCGGGTTTCGAGCGCATGGTGCAGGCACTGAAAAGCGCCGGTCTTGGCCTGATACTCGATATCGTCCCCAATCATATGGCGGCCTCGCTGGAAAACCCGTGGTGGCGCGATGTGATAGCTCACGGTGAACACAGCCGCTACGCCCACTATTTTGATATCGACTGGTCACGCCCGCTGACGCTGCCGTTTCTGGGTGACACCTTTGCTGAAGCACTGGAAAAAGGCGAGATCAACGTCCGCGCCGATCCCCAGAGCGGCTTACCGACGCTTGCGTATTTCGACAATTTTTACCCACTGGCGCTCGACAGCTGGCAGGGACTGAATCTTCAGGACAAGGTGGACATTGCCGCCCTGCACGAACGCCAGGCTTATCGGCTGATATGCTGGCGTGATGCCGCAACGGACCTTTCGTATCGTCGTTTCTTTGAAATCACCGGTCTGGTGGGGGTGCGGGTTGAAGATCCCGAAGTCTTCGCTGCCACGCATCGCTTGATTCTGGAACTGGTGCACAGCGGTGCCGTTGCGGGTCTGCGCATCGACCACGTTGACGGGCTTGCCGATCCGCAGGGGTATCTGGAGCGTCTGCGCCAGCAGGCAGGGCCGGACTGCTATATCACAGTGGAAAAAATCCTCGGAACCGGGGAGGCGCTGGCCGCAGACTGGCCCGTTGCGGGCACCACTGGTTACGAATTTATCACCGCGCTGGCTGATGCCCTGGTTGTCAGTGGCGGCATCAACGCCCTGCGCCAGGCTTATCCTGCCGGAAACGATATGGCTGCTGAATTGCGGGCGGCAAAAGCGTTAATGGTTGATCGAAACTTTGCCGGAGAATTCACCCGTCTGCTGACGCTGGCAAAAGCTATCGCTCAGGAGGCGATCGCTGAAAACGCACTGCGCAACGCGCTGCGTGAACTGTTGCTGGCTTTTCCGGTTTACCGCACTTACGCCACTGTGGAAGGCTTACCCGCTGCCGATGAGGCGTTGCTACAAACTGTGGCGGCAAACATAAGCGCGGTGACATCCCCCGAGGCCCTTTCTTTTATCATCGGCCTGTTTCACGGCGCAGCCGCTGATAGCCAGGTCGCGCTGTTTCGCACCCGTTTCCAGCAATTAAGCGGCCCTTTGATGGCAAAATCGGTGGAGGATACCCTGTTCTTTCGCCAGTGCACGGCGCTGGCGTTAAATGAAGTCGGCGGCGAACCGCTGCCGCAAGGCTTCTCGCTGGCGCGTTTTCATGCCGCGATGCAGACACGACAGCAGCAGCAACCACAGGGGATTTCCAGCACATCAACTCATGATACCAAGCGCGGCGAGGACGCCCGTGCGCGGTTGTATACCCTGAGCGAAGCGCCTCAACGCTGGGCGACTGCCGTTAGCCGCTGGCGGCAGATGCATCAGGCACATATCAAACTCCTGCCCGCAGGCCCAGCACCCGGCCCGGCGGTGGAATGGATGCTGTATCAGGCACTGGCAGGTGCCTGGCCAGTGTCGCTGCGTCCGGATGATGCTGCCGGATTGCAGGATCTGGAAAACCGTTTTGTTGCCTTTGTGGAAAAAGCGCTGCGTGAGGCAAAACAGCGCACCGATTGGGCCGAGAGCAATGAATCCTATGAAGAGGCGGTGCTGGCCTATGCCCGCCAGCTACTTTCACCCGCCAGCCAGGCCTTTTTGCAGGATTTTACCGCCACGCTACAACCCTTTCTCCACGCCGGGCTGGCGAACAGTCTGAGCCAGACTATCATCAAACTGCTGGCACCCGGTGTGCCGGATATTTATCAGGGCAGTGAAGCGCTGAACTTCAGCCTGGTCGATCCTGATAATCGGCAACCTGTGGATTTTGCGCGGCTGGCACAGCTGCTGACCAGCCACCCGCCGCAGCCCGATAACTGGCTAAGTGGCCAGCTGAAGCAGCAGATGATCGCGACCCTGCTGCCACTACGTCAGCAGCATCCGCAATTATTTCTTGCCGGTGATTATCTGCCGCTGGCGGCCAGCAGCGAACATCTGATTGCCTTTGCACGGGTGGACGCGCATGCAGCGTTGATCGTGGTGGTGCCTCGCCTGCCGTTAACCGCCTTTGCTGGCAACCTGCCGCAGCCGTTACCGACGTGGCAGATTGCCCTGCCCGCGCCCCTTGCAAATCGTCGTTATAACAACGTTATAAGCCATGAAGAATTGGCCCTTGCCGATGTCCTGACCAGCGAACAGCCTTACCTGGTGTTGCTAAGCGGCTAA